aatgtctCACATCTTTTGTATGGTTGCCAATTTGGTTAGAgacattttaatttgaccaatttaatcctagaTCTTATGGCCAATTTTAGCTAACCACTAATGTAAACGTCGATTATCCTACGTGGCACGACCAAAGCTAAGttcaacaatttttgcaattatcaAATGGTCTATAATTAAATTAGGACTTTATTGGAAAATCATCAAAacgtttaagactaaattgaccaatttgAAATGTTTAGGACCGAGCTGTGATTTAGGACTTTGTAGACAATTATCCCACTAATTTGCTATAGAGTTATGCCCCATATGCGAAGAAAGTTTCACTGCGTTAAATTAGACTTCCGTAACCTATGTGCTAACGTTGGACTTTAGTTACATATCtaccaaaattattaaactgTATGTCATAATTACACTTACAGCACATCCTATCATAAGTCAATTCATTGCTCGAGTATCAACTTtgagtttatttatttacaAGGACAATCTCTATTATAATATTATCACAATTATAAGGCGGTCACTCTACATTTGAGGGATTAGCTGCTTTAAACAGCGACTCGCTTGTGGTATGGAAAATATACAAATAGAGTCAATTTATTACACCTCAATAGCGACGACCTTTTCGACTAAAAACTTAGAACTTGTCATGCACATCGATTATATATCGTAACCATGAATTAAGTCCAAACCAAAGGCAAAGAGGTAAGGTGTTTTTTTGGCCTTAGTACGTACCAAAGGTGACAAAATTTTAAAGTCTGGTCGCCTTAGGTTTTATCTACTACAACAAATTCAAGGCACCAAACCAAAATTTCATCGCTTTAGATCCGACCCAAGTTTGCTGGGAATTTTCCTTACTCGATGGCAATAAAGTATAAATTTTGTCCCTTAAGTCTAAGTTAAAGCTACAAAATGATGCTTGAGGTGACGGAATTTCATGTTCGTCGCCGTAAGTTCAAAATTATTAGGCCGTTGATTGAATCGGTCGCGACAAAGTACCCTTTTCTAACACAATTCTTTCACGATGGTAGGATCAGATCCTAAATCAACTCCCGCagagaaaaagcatgaatcaCACACGACTTGCACTTCAACATCGTAATCAATCCAACTAGACTTTCCGACATCGTCGTCGACGCACGCACGACACGCTTCGACAGAGAAAAACGAAGCAGCACAGAGAAAAGCCCTAGAAAGAGAAGCAACTCGTacagagaaggaaagagagagagagggagagagagagagaaatggtggAGGAGGCATGTGATATCCACATGCacgaccaccaccaccccccGCCACCCCGTCTCGAGCTGGACCACATCCATCACGACTGCCGCTCCCACGCGGGGCCCCCCCGTCCGTCCGGCCGTCCCCTCCGTGGGCCCTTCCTCCATAGATGacgggtctctctctctctacggtTAAAAAAGGAGATGGGGGGGAAAGTTCTGCGTCACAACCAGGCACAGGGAAATTATTAATTCAcccgaagaaggagaaggaggaaggaggagggaggcaggGAGGAAGGGAGCGGGGGAGTGGCGTCGCTTTCGACCCGTGGGGGGGGAGCGACTGACACGTGATTGTGCTGCGTCTGCGGGTCCCCACCATTGATGCCGGGTCTTCCTGCCCCACCGTGCTGATCACCAGATCCGAATCCAATGCCCATCGAACGGTACacagaaagaagagagagagagagagagagagattttgggTTTTTACTCCTCTGACTTAATGCCTTTCTTACGTTTTCGTAGCAAACTTGTGCAACTTAGTTCTTGGTCGTGTAGGTCTTGTGCAAAGTTAATTAGCTGCTGAACATGCAAAAATCGATATCGAAAGAGTAAGAAAAGATGTAGCTGATAGGACGGCGTCGCCCCCGGGTGGCGGTGGAGATGCCACGACAAAATGTCAAGGCAAAGAGCCGACGACCGGCCTGGCCATGGCACCAACATCTATGTTATGACACCCCGCCGCAACAATAAGGCGTGAGCCGAGGCATACGAGGTCGAGGCATGGCTCAAGCGAGGGTGAATCTCGAGTCGCACCATCCTTGCCGAGGGGCAGATTTAGGTAATCGACTTCGATATCGTTTAGGCAACCGAATTCGTGCATCAGCAATGGCTGCTAGTCATTTGCGCGGAGCTTGAACGTGTTGAGCTCTACTAGGAATGAAGCGGGGCTGGCACAAATCCTCTCTCGAAATCCAAACCCTTTCAGCTCGATCACATCATGATAAACATGCGGATTTTGGGTAACGTTGGAAGCGAGGGAAGAGTACAGATTTCGTCCTGCGACCGTGACCACCATcctccatcgtcttcttcatctttcttcctcttatccTTCTCCTGTTCGCAATTATTACAGACGGTGGAGGGGTTCTTGTCGCTTCGATTAGCGCAGAATCCCACATGACCCATCTGCAAAATCGCTAGCGTAGGGGTTACATGCGATGAACAGATCCACACATGATTACACGTAAGTCCTGGAATTAGCAAAATCATCTTGAATGCTGACCATGCATGCAAAGATTCGAATGAAATGGAGGCCCTTTTCACGCCATCAAAACATCAAAGATGAATGGACTCGTCACCATCTATTGGCCTTGTGGCCTATTCGAAGGATTACGAAAATTGATTCTGGGAAGAATTAGTTCCATCAAAACTCAGGTAGGTGCAGCTTTCGGGTCGCGCTCTGCCGAGACTAAAAATAGTCGTGCGTATTGTCACGGGCAAAGTCACGAAAACTAATATTTCCGAGTGAACCACTGGAGCAAGTTGGACCACGCAAGCCATTCTAAGTTTAGAAAAAATTGGTCAGCTGCATCTGTCCACTGCCCTCAACCACTCAGCTTAGGGATCTGACAttgaatttgaaagaaaaaatgatgcATCTGGCGATCGTTCTCGATAGCCTCCCAATCACTTTTAAATGGACGGACTCTTCGTATGACTGGGTAAGATTAATAGATCCGGTTGGTGAAAAGACATATACAGATTAGACGGACAACACGGATTCAATTTCTACATCATATTTATAAAAGACATCTTATGTTTTAACCACTCATCTTATGTTAAACCCAGGGTTTTACCTTGTCCGTAaacttactagggcaatttagaggtCTGAGTTCACGTCGCTATCCAAATGAGGCGACTTAGTCATTAATAATCATTTGGCATGTTTTCAAAAAGTTGTTTAAGGATATTGGCTTGGCgtaatcaattttttaagaGCCAACTTGGGACGTTTTTCCGGGGGAAGCAAACTCATTTTTCATGCGCAATAAAGAAAGTTTCAATCAAAGGGTCACTTCATATTGACAATCATGATGAATTTCATCTCACCTCAATAGGTCAAACTGCCTTATCCATATAGGACTTAATTTTCACGTtgaactaattattttaaatgcacGGTCCCTTAtcccaatttttaaaaattggtcAGGTAAACATACAAATTGACCCTCTCATCTCAACACTAATCCCATTGGGACCCCTCCATATCTTTTTTGGGATATGTCGAAGTTTCCCTCTTATTCAATTGCGTTAATCCCTTTCTTTTTAGCTTTGCCCTCAAGTGGCTCTTCTTTTCGCAATAGTCCTCCCTAAATTGTGTCCAATTCCAGTGGATATCCCGACCAAGCCGAAGGTCGTCTCTTGATGAGGAATTTTGCCTCGATTGTTTATGATACCGCGATAGCTACCGTTGAGTCGCATTTGGCATGGTCTCGGCTTGAGATTTAGGAGGATATATAGGTGCTCTTTCGTTGATTAAGCCGGTGGCTGCTGTTAGCGGATTGATGTTGCATTTAATATGGCATCCTTGTCATCTATCATGCAATGGATGTGGTTGGTATAAGGATACATCGCTCGTTTTAGGGTTAGATATATCTAATTGATAATGGATGACTGATAACTAAAGGTacgacttcttgatgaaatgaaatgactCCTATTTATATGGTTATGAAATATATATGCTAATGGTTTATATTTGGATGAGGAAATTGTTTCGATAGTCCAATTATATCTCAATATGGTGACATGTAACAATATCGTGTTTGTGCCGTAAAGTGTTGTAACTTATATATTTCATGAATGTTTCAAAATCATAGGTAGCAATGGCCAGTAAGCTGTGTTGACACAGGccccttttttctatttatatgaGAATGCCATTGTTTAAAAAATCTTGCCAATGTGACCATTTAgccaaatagaaaaattagcttCTTTAAATTCAATTCATCTCATTTTCACCATCATCCATTTCTCCTTATTCGAAACTCTTatgatttctcaaaaaaatcttgatttctATGCACAATATTACAATTCTTTAAGTTCGCAATGGACCCAAATAAGCGGCAGACCTTCATCAAGGGAAATTCAACAGCGGGGGAGCGCCTTTCAACAAGGCACCCCCCAACCCTGAAAAGCAGCAAACTCTAACTAATGGCACACAGCCTTTCCGGCGAAGGTCCAATGTTTGGAAGTTATTCAACATCGCGGTCCTCCCCAATGGCGAAAAGAAGACCATCTGCACAGCATGTGCTGTGAAATTATCCTCAAAATCTAGTGGTAGGACGGGCCATTTGAAAAGACTCCAGAACAAACATCTTTGCTAGAATGACTAAACCAAAGGGAGCTTCGCCACCTTTATAGCAACGTGCCACTCCGGAAGTCCGTACAAGTACAACTCGGCCGAGGTTCCCCCCAGGATCCGAGGAACCAGTCGAGCTCGCGCGAGGGGTGTTTCGGGTCGAATTACAAAGGCATTCCAAGTACCACGAACACTAGGTACCACAGGGGTTGGTAATTTTCAAGTTCTTACAGCTAGTACTTTAAAAGTTACTTGGTTTCTCGTAGGGACGGATCTAAATGATTCGCTCAAGAGGAGAAAAGTTCTACACAAATTGAAGGCAAAACTAACTGAATTATTTAAGTATGTAACAGTAATTTATTGAGcgaaaaaacaaaatcatggTTAATAATCAATAGGTCTTGTAGCAAACGGATTTTCACTCATTATCACGATTTTCTGTGGGTGCCAACGGAAAGAGAATGTTAGATTTCAATTGATCACTCCACGTTGCTAGAAATTATTTTGGGGGGTCACTAGATAAGCTCTCaacattttttaaatgtttttaaaattttctagaGAAGTTTAGAGAAGTCAGTGGAAATATTATAAAGTAAATCAAGTTGCCGGATTCGTGAAAATATTACTGGTGATACTTACTTTTTTAGCACAAAAAGCAGCCgccaatttaaaataaaaataacttaatataatcaatttgatagATTGATTACGACTAATTATTAACTTAATGGAAAGATTAGTAAGTTTCgaagaaaaaaaggtaactTTCaaccgattaaaaaaaaaattacaaaattcttctCTATTGAAAGATATCGGAAagctttttgtgttttctttgatCCTCCGTgttaaaaattatacaattcTCTTGTCCGCATATACCTTATCTCAGTCTCAGAGCTATCCTAGTTTATTTCGTGTGTGTCCCTTCCGTTCGTCAAATTACACGTCATTCATAATCCAtcttgcatttgaaaaatgatgttGAAATATCCAACATTACTTGACCATGGAGTTTACACACTTTTTGTATATGCAACATCCCTCTATCTATCAAATTAAGCTTTTAAATTAAACATTCTAACATTCTTTTTGCTCAGTATTTTTCATTTGTAATAGTAAGTTTCAGTCTATAGAAATTACCTAAAGCAACTTTTTCATTGTCTTCAATAGCTTCCACATAAAAAAGTAAACCCTAACTATCTATTTTAGTGATTATCATAGgtacctttattttttatttttgcatttcaGGTAGTTAATATATATACCGGGAAGAAAGGTCGCACTCATCTATCATCAATAAATTAACACTAGCCCTTTCAATGATATAAATTTAGACTTTGCTAGTATAACAATTCTTGTGATACTGTGAGAATAACAGTCTATTGTGAGtcataaattcttaaagaagtAGGATACAtaacaatttattattatttatgatttgaCTTTTTATAGCCAAGAATTGACTGTTATTCTCATAGTATATTAAATACTATTACACAATCAATTCTCTATGAATTAGATATCACGCAATCATTTCTCTATAAATTTCGTCGTgtgaatggaaaatatttgaCCGAAATCTTGAGCCGGCTGGAAATTATTGAATCGAGCTTGGAATGTCTGTTTCAATCGACAACATCGGCACAGGTGAGCACGACCTGAAAAGAGGCAGCCGGGCAATCATTCAAAGGTACCTCCTCATCGGTGCCACGCTTAAGATTAGATgtaaaattgaatcaaaatgaCCCAATGTTTAGAAAGAGCAGGAATTAGGCTCCtcttaaaactaaaatttacCTCGTTGCTAACAATGATTTAACGTGAAAGTCCCCAAATAAGAAATATAAAGTAAAAAGAGCAcgaaaggtgaaaaaaaaaaaaaaaaaggagaaaatttaCAGCTGATTATTATTGTCATCGTGATTAATAACGCCGGCCGGCGAGTTCACTACAGTAGGCGCGGCTTGCCACGCCGAAGCCGCGATGAGGGGCCGGCTGTGCCAGCAGAGCGTCAAGCAACCCTCGTTCTCCTCCACGCTGTAGCCCTCGGTCGAGAACAGGGTGAGCAGCATGCTGGCTTGCTTGAACGCGTTGGAGCCGAGGTGCAGCGGCCGGAACCCGGCTCGCCCGAGGCGGGCCCGCCACCGGTCCAGCGGCTCGTGCCTCTCGACCCGGGCCGCCCCCTCGCAGCCCACGATGTTGCATATCTCCCTTTGAAGGTACATCTCGGCCAGGGCCTTGTCGGGCTGGACCGGGCAGGCCGCCTCGAGCGAGTCGAACAGGGTCGAGTAGTAGTACAGCGCCTCGGTGAACCGGTCCAGGAACCCGGGCCGGTTGTGGTTCGCCTCCTGCTCCGCCACGGTCATTATCTTCGGGTTCAGGCTCCGGATCCAGGGCAGGACCGACCCGATGGGGGGGTCCCGGGGCGGGTCGGATCCCAGGAGCCTGTGGAGCTGCATGATGGAGTTGACGGCCACGGCCTCCTTGGGGCTCACCTGGAGCATCCACGGCTTCACGTCCTCGAGCCGCGAGGCCGCGACGCCGCGGAACGCGAACCGGACGTTGACCGAGCGGGCCAGCTCCGCGAGCCGGAGGCCGATCTCGCGGAGCACGTCGCGGCCGTCGGGGGAGGGCGGGCCAATGCCGGTGAGGCGGAGGAGCGGGGGCCCGCGGGGGCGGAGGGCGAGGGCCTGGATCAGGGCCGGCCACTGCAGGCCGTGCATGAGGTTGAAGTCGATGACGTGGACGCAGTCGTGGCCGTCGAAGGCCTCGAGGATGGCCTGGTTGGCGGTGAAGTGGGCGAACTTGAGATAGGGGCAGGCCTCGTAGAAGTGGTGGTACAGCACCTCGTTCTCGAAGGCCGAGGCGGGAGCCGAGCCGAGGCCGAGCAGCCGCCGGCCGAGGGCGTCGATGAAGTAGCCGGCGACCTTCCCGATGCCCCGCGAGGTGTCGACGCGCGTCAGCAGGGCCCGCATCTCCTCGACCAGGGAGCCGGCCAGCGAGGCGTCGCCACGCTGGACCGACTCCGCGCACGTCATCAGCGCGTGGACGAGCTGAATGCCGGAATCCTCCTCCAGCGCCGTCACCACCGTcaattgctgctgctgctgcggctgcggctgctgGGGGACGACGACGTTCTGGTGCGGCTGTGGGTGCGGCGAGCAGGAGGGGTGGTCCACCCACCCGCCGCCGagtgccgccgccgccggagagTACGGGTCGGGGAAGCCGGAGGGCAGGCAGGGGGAGGAGAAGGATGAGCTCGGGAGCTCGGAGAGCATGGAGTCGACCCAGGAGGCGAGATCGGAGGGGTTGTAGTGGACGGCGTCGGAGGCGAGGTGGGGGATGTGGGCGGCGGAGTTGACGAGGGCGGTCTCGAGCCGCTCGAGCCGCTGCGCCACGTGGTGGAGCTCGGAGGAGCGGACCTTGTAGCCGGCGCCGGCGAGGAGCCCGTCGAGATCCGGCggcgggtggtggtggtggtggtggtggtggcgctTGGGCGCCGAGCCCCCGGAGCAGGACGACGAGGAGGAGCTGctggcggctgcggcggcggcggcggcggcggcggcggcggcggaggggtCGAAGGGGCCCATGGATTTGACGTTTCCTAGGAGGAGTGAAGTGGGtttcggaggaggaggaggaggagcgagcTGACGGGCATGCCgggttagagagagaaagtgagagttGAAAGGGAGAGGCGAAGGTGGGTTtcgagagatagagagagaaagggaggtgACATATACAACGTTGGTGTAGGACCATGAAAAAAAGCAATTTcagtaatctttttttttttcttttttctttttctttttttatggtcGGATCAACAATacttttttgccctttttttttccaattatttgaTGGCGATGCCCCTCCtccccttctttttcctcccccttttttccctctttttccgcgactttaatttttttcttcttcctctccttttccctctctttttcttttcccactattttactttattagcGGGAGTGCCTGTCTGTCTCGAATTAGCCTCTGCTACTTGACAATCGTGCCTATCTCGAATTAAGTATCCTCGAAATTCGGACGAGTGGATAATAGAGATCGACCGGTCCGCTTCACGCTGTCTTGCATTAGTCATCGCGCGCTTGCCGGTAGCCATCGTGGTCGTCGACTTCTCTTTCCTCCATGGTTGTTGAGCTCTTGACGGGATCGACGACCATGGTGGCTCGATAGCTCTATACCTCGAGGCCTATGGTTGTCGGCGGTTACGAAGTGGCAGAGATCGCCATGGGGTAGCAAGGGGAGGCGGATAGGGCGgttaaaatccaaaatttgtGTTAAAAAATTCCTTCATTTCTTATCCAAATGAGGTAGCTAGATTCTTTTAATCTTGCCTCTCGAAGCTCTTTCATTCAATatgtaaataattatttaaatttgacaaattttctaTCAATTGAGAAATGCAAATCACAATCCACAAAATCGAAGTTGGCTATAACTTTCGATTGTCTTGAAGTCAGCTTTTTAATTCGTCATCATTTATGTGTGTATTTTTAACATATACTCTTGCAGGCAATTGGACGTGTTCTCGATTTGCAAGAAGACACTGCCGTTCCAGATTGTTCTCAACAACAGAAGCCGACGGTAGAGAGGAGTTACTGCCTAGGGTTCGGACTCTCATGCAGAACGTCCTTACGCCTCAAATTATAgagaattttacaaaaattcttatctcaaaattttttattttggacgAATTGATGCCTTTTTTCTCTGccaaaaagataatttttacCTGTGTTTATTGGACTTTTAAATTAAATGGGTCATCTGTATTTCACGAGGTCATGAATTCAATTGACATTACACCCATCCTGCTTTGCTCAGTTACGATATATCTCGTGTGGAAAGATTTTTTGACTATTAACATCTTTGTGAAAGCTATGATGGCAAGCTCGCTAACTTTGGATTTTTTGATAACTAGTGATGCGAAATAATTATGATTCAAATCGAACTTTACGTAAGTGAATAGGACCCTTACGATAATGCATAGAGGGGATCACTAGTGCCGGTCGTCCCTCCTAGCCCCTTTTTACTCATCAAACCCATCGCTCCTTAAAAGatagataatattaaaaaaaaaaaaaaggtagagatAATTGCTTGTAAAGatagataatattaaaaataaaaaaaaataaagtaagaaaTAATAGCTTGCATTGTAAATGTCTCTTTTGAGGGTGATTGGAATGGGGGAGCAAACGTGGATAGAAAGACACTAAGTGATGGCAGTAGCTTAATTTAAGCAGTCGGCTCTTAAAATGGACCTGAAAATAACACTTTAACAGCTTGCATGGCCCTCGTACATTACTTTGGATGATTCAAGATTTCCATTCATTTGGATCGAACCCACGAACTAATTCAATAGCCAACGAGATTTCAAGCCTTTTTTTAGCTTTCTCGATTTTAATTCcatattcaaagaaaataaaaaaaatatttatgctatatatatgtgaatatatAATAGTATATATATCGTCTACTGCAAGAACTTTATTCATTCCAAGATAAATTATTATTGCTCTGTTGTTATTTTCATCACTAAGCTTCTTGAGATTTGCAGCAGTCAACTTGGGACTTATGGGAATATTCACCCTGTCACCCACCCTCCTACCCTTCTCCCTTCTTAATTCAAGTTgacataatttatttaatttttacttcatttttccATTAGAAAAATCGGACTATATATCCACGGTTCTGCAAGGATAAACTTATATATAATAAGGTAAGGtcttgattttccttttatttttcatgagattttaaatgCGAGAGTGGTATGTGTTAGGTGATGATATTAGGTGGAGTGGCAATGCCATCGTGATGGGAATATTCCATCAAATGAGACAGGTGTCCCGAGATTGGGGCGACAGGTGTCAGTGTTGACGAATCAATCTACGTGCATCAGGTGTAATTATCATAAAGAAAGGAGGAATTTTGGGATTAAAATAAGGTAATCCGGACAAAAGggttaattaatttgataacGAGATGGACAGCAAGTCGGCAGGTGAATTGTTTgctttaaataatgaaaaagttgGAACTGACGAAGGAGTTTGCGGAGTTAATAAAGAGAAAGATAACGGGGTTTAATCAACTACCAATAACCAGAGCCAAGGATCAAATCCCGCTCTTAGCAAAATCTTGTGACGAATAAGTACTTACAAGATTTTCTGAGTTGAGATTGGCGAACTATATATTTGGCAATGCGATTAAGGACATTTATGTGTACAAACTCGCCCAAATTATCATCTGGTTATAGCGTTCAAATTAAAATCTTTAGTGGTGTGTTTGAGTAATTCAAAAACCCATTTGAGAAATACACACTTTGTGGGcacggagggagagagagagagagagagttggtgaTTTAATAAGTATGAGAAGTGACTACACGAGC
This genomic stretch from Eucalyptus grandis isolate ANBG69807.140 chromosome 3, ASM1654582v1, whole genome shotgun sequence harbors:
- the LOC104438490 gene encoding DELLA protein GAI; protein product: MGPFDPSAAAAAAAAAAAAASSSSSSSCSGGSAPKRHHHHHHHHPPPDLDGLLAGAGYKVRSSELHHVAQRLERLETALVNSAAHIPHLASDAVHYNPSDLASWVDSMLSELPSSSFSSPCLPSGFPDPYSPAAAALGGGWVDHPSCSPHPQPHQNVVVPQQPQPQQQQQLTVVTALEEDSGIQLVHALMTCAESVQRGDASLAGSLVEEMRALLTRVDTSRGIGKVAGYFIDALGRRLLGLGSAPASAFENEVLYHHFYEACPYLKFAHFTANQAILEAFDGHDCVHVIDFNLMHGLQWPALIQALALRPRGPPLLRLTGIGPPSPDGRDVLREIGLRLAELARSVNVRFAFRGVAASRLEDVKPWMLQVSPKEAVAVNSIMQLHRLLGSDPPRDPPIGSVLPWIRSLNPKIMTVAEQEANHNRPGFLDRFTEALYYYSTLFDSLEAACPVQPDKALAEMYLQREICNIVGCEGAARVERHEPLDRWRARLGRAGFRPLHLGSNAFKQASMLLTLFSTEGYSVEENEGCLTLCWHSRPLIAASAWQAAPTVVNSPAGVINHDDNNNQLSCSPVPMLSIETDIPSSIQ